One window of the Chryseobacterium camelliae genome contains the following:
- a CDS encoding Tex family protein has protein sequence MTATSFIQQSLSISEKGIQATLKLLSEDCTIPFISRYRKDATGNLDETQIEQISKLSQQFEDIVKRKESILKSMEEQNVLSDDLRKRIQDSFSLQELEDLYLPYKKRRKTRADAAKEKGLEPLARIIMSQKGNDLMSLAGKYINDQVTSEEEAFQGARDIMAEWINENMYVRKNLRRIFQRKAVISSKVVKAKQEEEGAQKFAQYFDWGEPLGKIPSHRLLAMLRAESEGFVKVNTGIDKEEAIDFIEQAVIKSRNECSEQIALAIKDSYKRLLEPAISNETLQEAKEKADHKAIEVFSENLKQLLLAPPLGEKRILAIDPGYKSGCKVVCLDEKGDLLHNETIYPHAPQHETGMAIKKIRSMVNAYSIEAISIGNGTASRETEFFIKKIAFDRPLQVFVVSEAGASVYSASRIAREEFPGYDVTVRGSVSIGRRLADPLAELVKIDAKSIGVGQYQHDVDQAQLKSELDATVMKCVNAVGINLNTASKSLLSYVSGIGEKMAENIVNYRSENGAFEDRKQLKKVPRLGEKAFQQAAAFVRIPGSKNPLDNSAVHPEAYGLVEKMARDLGIKTHELIANKEKIAAVKPEHYITETIGILGIRDILKELEKPGLDPRKAAKVFEFDPNVKSIKDLKPGMVLPGIVNNITAFGCFVDLGIKESGLVHISQLKDGFVSDVNEVVTMHQHVQVKVTDIDEARKRIQLSMIL, from the coding sequence ATGACCGCCACAAGCTTTATACAACAATCCTTATCGATATCTGAAAAAGGCATTCAGGCTACCCTGAAACTCTTATCCGAAGACTGTACCATCCCATTTATTTCCCGGTACCGGAAAGATGCTACAGGGAACCTTGATGAAACCCAGATCGAACAGATATCCAAGCTCAGCCAGCAGTTTGAGGACATTGTGAAACGCAAAGAAAGCATCCTGAAATCCATGGAGGAACAGAATGTACTCAGTGATGACCTTCGTAAAAGGATACAGGACAGTTTCAGCCTGCAGGAGCTGGAAGACCTGTACCTGCCCTATAAAAAGAGAAGGAAGACGAGAGCTGATGCAGCCAAAGAAAAAGGACTGGAACCTTTAGCCAGGATCATCATGAGCCAGAAAGGCAATGACCTGATGTCACTGGCCGGAAAATACATCAATGATCAGGTAACTTCCGAAGAGGAAGCCTTCCAGGGCGCACGCGATATTATGGCGGAATGGATCAATGAAAATATGTACGTCCGCAAGAACCTGCGCCGGATATTCCAGCGTAAGGCGGTGATCTCATCCAAAGTTGTGAAGGCTAAACAGGAAGAGGAAGGAGCCCAGAAGTTTGCCCAGTATTTCGATTGGGGGGAACCATTAGGCAAAATACCTTCCCACAGGCTTTTGGCCATGCTGAGAGCGGAATCCGAAGGCTTTGTGAAAGTCAATACGGGTATCGATAAGGAAGAAGCGATTGACTTCATAGAACAGGCGGTTATCAAATCCAGGAATGAATGTTCGGAACAGATTGCTTTAGCCATCAAAGACAGCTATAAAAGGCTTCTGGAACCTGCCATTTCCAATGAAACCTTACAGGAGGCCAAAGAGAAAGCCGACCATAAAGCGATTGAAGTGTTTTCCGAAAACCTGAAACAGCTCCTTCTTGCACCACCCTTAGGAGAGAAAAGGATCCTTGCCATAGATCCGGGATACAAAAGCGGATGCAAAGTAGTCTGCCTGGATGAAAAGGGAGACCTGCTCCATAATGAAACCATCTACCCTCACGCTCCGCAGCATGAGACGGGAATGGCCATCAAGAAAATACGCTCTATGGTCAATGCGTATAGTATTGAGGCCATCTCTATCGGAAACGGCACCGCCAGCCGCGAAACGGAATTCTTTATCAAAAAAATTGCATTCGACAGGCCGTTACAGGTCTTTGTGGTCTCGGAAGCCGGAGCATCCGTGTATTCAGCGAGCAGGATCGCACGGGAAGAGTTTCCGGGCTATGATGTGACGGTCCGTGGATCGGTATCGATCGGGAGAAGGCTGGCTGACCCGCTGGCTGAACTGGTAAAGATCGACGCGAAATCCATAGGGGTTGGGCAATACCAGCATGATGTGGATCAGGCCCAACTGAAAAGCGAACTGGATGCAACAGTTATGAAATGCGTCAATGCTGTCGGGATCAATCTGAATACAGCCAGCAAATCATTGTTGTCATATGTTTCTGGAATCGGAGAAAAAATGGCCGAAAATATCGTGAACTATCGAAGTGAAAACGGAGCATTTGAAGACCGCAAGCAACTGAAGAAAGTTCCCAGGCTGGGCGAAAAAGCTTTTCAGCAGGCAGCTGCGTTTGTCAGGATCCCGGGAAGCAAAAACCCGCTGGATAATTCGGCTGTGCATCCCGAAGCTTATGGATTAGTGGAGAAAATGGCCCGGGATCTCGGCATCAAAACCCATGAGCTGATTGCCAATAAAGAGAAAATTGCAGCCGTTAAGCCGGAACATTATATAACTGAAACCATCGGTATCCTGGGCATCAGGGATATCCTGAAAGAACTTGAAAAACCAGGGCTTGATCCCAGGAAAGCTGCCAAAGTATTTGAATTTGACCCGAACGTAAAAAGCATTAAAGACCTTAAACCCGGTATGGTCCTGCCAGGGATCGTCAACAACATTACGGCTTTCGGATGTTTTGTCGACCTTGGCATCAAAGAAAGCGGCCTGGTCCACATTTCCCAGCTAAAGGATGGTTTTGTATCCGATGTCAATGAAGTGGTTACAATGCACCAGCATGTCCAGGTAAAAGTGACTGACATCGATGAAGCCAGGAAGAGGATCCAGCTGAGCATGATTTTATGA
- a CDS encoding RebB family R body protein, with translation MTDSHNETNLEVVRMSATVPAAISMQTNAHSTGLMYEQSVLNQQRDSLIGLSNSAMGIKKISSIRLKRELHAFRKGRFDI, from the coding sequence ATGACAGACAGCCACAATGAAACCAACCTAGAAGTCGTACGAATGTCCGCTACGGTCCCTGCCGCCATCTCAATGCAGACCAATGCACATTCTACCGGACTTATGTATGAACAATCCGTTTTGAATCAGCAGCGGGACTCGCTGATCGGATTGAGCAATTCCGCCATGGGAATAAAAAAAATCAGCTCCATCAGATTAAAAAGAGAGTTGCACGCATTCAGGAAAGGCCGTTTCGATATTTAA
- a CDS encoding RebB family R body protein, producing the protein MAFVNQQITDAVTQTNVKVVAEAPAMALGNVYQTAAHSTGLMFENAVNNQNQQNILGQAATTQGVMQIYSVDTVADAISIARMMNPNP; encoded by the coding sequence ATGGCATTCGTAAATCAACAAATCACAGACGCAGTAACGCAGACCAATGTAAAAGTAGTGGCAGAAGCTCCGGCCATGGCTTTAGGAAACGTGTATCAGACCGCAGCCCATTCTACGGGACTCATGTTTGAAAACGCAGTAAACAACCAGAACCAGCAGAATATTCTGGGACAGGCAGCCACCACTCAGGGGGTGATGCAGATCTACAGTGTGGATACCGTGGCAGATGCCATCTCTATCGCCAGGATGATGAATCCTAATCCGTAA
- a CDS encoding response regulator transcription factor — translation MENSKIKVGIVDDDLMLVQLLKNYINSTTNYEVVLTSTGGHHFLNETDISLPQILLLDLRMAQGDGLEVLSSLADQPEAPKIIVLSSFYRRSFMGQMLKMGAHAFLPKETDLEDLVKIMHTVYHHGHYFSEEQVEVMRSQLSNKLPEFHALSKDGLTERETEVLRLVCQQFSTKEIADTLYLSPKTVETHKTSLMLKTGVKNMAGLVIYAVQNHIVDADEIVLFDK, via the coding sequence ATGGAAAACTCAAAAATCAAAGTAGGCATCGTAGACGACGACCTGATGCTGGTTCAGCTTTTAAAAAATTACATCAACAGCACCACCAATTATGAAGTCGTGCTGACCTCAACCGGAGGCCATCATTTCCTGAACGAAACCGACATCAGCCTGCCACAGATACTCCTGCTGGATCTCAGAATGGCCCAGGGTGACGGCCTTGAAGTCCTCTCTTCTTTAGCTGATCAACCTGAAGCTCCCAAAATCATTGTTTTGTCGAGCTTTTACCGCCGTTCTTTTATGGGTCAGATGCTGAAAATGGGCGCCCATGCTTTCCTGCCTAAAGAAACCGACCTGGAAGACCTGGTGAAGATCATGCATACGGTCTATCACCACGGGCACTATTTTTCGGAGGAGCAGGTTGAAGTCATGCGCAGCCAGCTGTCCAATAAGCTTCCCGAATTCCATGCGCTCTCCAAGGACGGGCTTACGGAACGGGAAACCGAGGTGCTCCGGCTGGTCTGCCAGCAGTTCAGTACAAAAGAAATCGCGGATACCTTATACCTTTCCCCAAAAACAGTAGAAACCCATAAAACCAGCCTGATGCTGAAAACCGGTGTAAAAAATATGGCGGGGCTGGTGATCTATGCCGTACAAAATCATATTGTAGATGCTGATGAGATTGTGCTGTTTGATAAATGA
- a CDS encoding RebB family R body protein, translating into MAVNAQITDAVTQSNVKVVAEAPAIALGNVYQTAAHSTGIMFENAVNTQNQQNILGQSATTQGVMQIYSFDTVADALSIARMLNPNP; encoded by the coding sequence ATGGCAGTGAATGCACAAATCACAGATGCGGTAACGCAATCCAACGTAAAAGTAGTGGCAGAAGCTCCGGCGATAGCGCTGGGGAATGTCTACCAGACCGCTGCTCACTCAACGGGAATCATGTTTGAAAATGCGGTCAATACGCAGAATCAGCAGAACATCTTAGGACAATCGGCTACGACACAGGGTGTCATGCAGATTTACAGCTTTGATACGGTAGCAGACGCCCTCTCTATCGCCAGGATGCTGAACCCTAATCCTTAG
- a CDS encoding YceI family protein, whose amino-acid sequence MKKLSVIAIMAIGLMATSCNKDKAAGEAATAQEQTVAEGKGEKLAVDTAASVVNWKAFHKGGMAPRWGTLKVQSGDLDVDNGQLTAGSFVIDMNSLKVDPASVTEKDKKYTDLEAHLKNPDFFDTAKNPTSVFKITAVTDLKDASKDAVAGANKTVSGNLTLSGKTMNVTFPAKVEVMDNAASVQAKFTVNRADWGIKFGTSETDPAEWMISKDIEIAVDVKAKK is encoded by the coding sequence ATGAAAAAACTAAGTGTCATTGCCATAATGGCTATCGGATTGATGGCAACATCCTGTAACAAAGACAAAGCGGCCGGAGAGGCTGCCACTGCCCAGGAGCAGACGGTAGCTGAAGGGAAGGGAGAAAAACTTGCGGTAGATACGGCTGCATCAGTGGTGAACTGGAAAGCATTCCACAAAGGCGGAATGGCTCCTCGTTGGGGAACCCTTAAAGTACAGTCAGGAGACCTGGATGTAGACAACGGCCAGCTGACCGCAGGAAGCTTCGTTATTGATATGAACTCCCTGAAGGTAGACCCTGCTTCCGTAACGGAAAAGGATAAAAAGTACACTGACCTGGAAGCGCACCTGAAAAATCCTGATTTCTTCGATACGGCTAAAAATCCTACTTCAGTTTTCAAGATCACTGCTGTAACCGATCTTAAGGATGCTTCTAAAGATGCGGTTGCCGGAGCCAACAAAACCGTAAGCGGAAACCTTACCCTTTCAGGAAAAACGATGAACGTTACCTTCCCGGCTAAAGTAGAGGTTATGGACAATGCAGCGTCAGTCCAGGCGAAATTCACGGTTAACAGAGCGGACTGGGGAATCAAGTTCGGAACTTCCGAAACCGATCCTGCAGAATGGATGATCAGCAAAGATATCGAGATTGCCGTTGATGTAAAAGCGAAAAAATAA
- a CDS encoding RebB family R body protein — MADTVNNQATDAVTQTNVTVLGESPAQAMSMLYQMATHASGISIQNSVSNQQNLNQLNPAIIADAIKILKG, encoded by the coding sequence ATGGCAGACACAGTAAACAATCAGGCGACAGATGCCGTTACCCAGACCAATGTTACCGTGCTGGGAGAATCTCCTGCACAGGCGATGAGTATGCTTTATCAGATGGCCACCCATGCCAGCGGAATTTCCATTCAGAACTCAGTGTCCAATCAACAGAACCTCAATCAGCTTAATCCTGCCATTATTGCAGATGCCATTAAGATTTTAAAAGGATAA
- a CDS encoding RebB family R body protein, which translates to MANVNEQITDAVTQTNVKVVAEAPAVALGNVYQTAAHSTGLMFENAVNNQNQQNILGQAATTQGVMQIYSLDTVADAISIARMMNPS; encoded by the coding sequence ATGGCAAACGTCAATGAACAAATTACCGACGCAGTAACGCAAACCAATGTAAAAGTAGTAGCAGAAGCCCCTGCTGTGGCTTTAGGAAATGTATACCAGACCGCAGCCCATTCCACGGGACTGATGTTTGAGAATGCAGTGAACAACCAGAACCAGCAGAATATTCTGGGACAGGCAGCCACCACCCAGGGCGTAATGCAGATCTACAGTCTGGATACCGTAGCAGATGCCATCTCTATCGCCAGGATGATGAATCCTTCCTAA